The Vicia villosa cultivar HV-30 ecotype Madison, WI linkage group LG1, Vvil1.0, whole genome shotgun sequence genome includes a region encoding these proteins:
- the LOC131606917 gene encoding homeobox-leucine zipper protein HAT22-like gives MGLNNQDAGNNNSNLQLILGLALTLTKQDTPPSNNLTKPYSSSNNNYEAEPSLTLGLSSYYEEHVDFSAQTNSPLHSVVSSFSSGRVKRERDVSSEEIEVTEIERVSSRISDEEEDGATATRKKLRLTKDQSAMLEESFKQHSTLNPKQKQALARELNLTARQVEVWFQNRRARTKLKQTEVDCEFLKKCCETLTDENRRLQKEVQELKALKQAQPLYMPMPAATLTMCPSCERLGGGVNGGASNKSNFSMAPKPHFYNPFTNSSAAC, from the exons ATGGGTCTTAATAACCAAGATGCTGGAAATAACAACTCAAACCTTCAACTTATTCTAGGCTTAGCTCTTACTCTCACCAAACAAGACACCCCACCCtccaacaaccttacaaaacCTTATTCATCAAGCAACAACAACTATGAAGCTGAACCATCTCTAACGTTGGGTTTATCTAGTTACTACGAAGAACATGTTGATTTTTCTGCACAAACAAACTCACCTCTCCATAGCGTTGTTTCGTCTTTCTCCAGTGGGAGagtgaaaagagaaagagatgttaGCAGTGAAGAAATCGAAGTAACGGAGATAGAAAGAGTTTCTTCGAGAATTAGCGATGAAGAAGAAGACGGTGCCACCGCAACTAGGAAGAAACTTAGACTCACCAAAGATCAATCTGCCATGCTTGAAGAAAGCTTCAAACAACACAGCACTCTCAATCCT AAACAGAAGCAAGCCTTAGCCCGAGAGTTAAATCTAACAGCTCGACAAGTTGAAGTCTGGTTTCAGAACCGCAGAGCCAg AACAAAGCTGAAGCAAACTGAGGTGGATTGTGAATTCTTGAAAAAATGTTGTGAAACATTAACAGATGAAAACAGAAGGTTACAAAAAGAGGTTCAAGAATTAAAGGCACTGAAGCAAGCACAACCTTTGTATATGCCTATGCCTGCTGCAACTCTTACTATGTGCCCTTCTTGTGAGAGGCTTGGTGGTGGTGTTAATGGTGGTGCTTCCAATAAGAGCAATTTTTCAATGGCTCCTAAACCTCACTTTTATAATCCCTTCACAAATTCTTCTGCAGCATGTTGA